AGCAGCACCGCGATGAACACCAGGAACGTCGGGCCGATGTCCGACTGCGTGAAGCTGTGCACCGAGTTGAAGATGCCGCTTCGCGTCATGAACGTGCCCAGAATGGTCAGCACGAAGCTGCTCAACACCAGGCTCAGCGTCCACAGCTTCAGCATCTTCTTGCGCTCGTGCACCAGCGTGGAGTGCATGAACGCGGTGGACGTCAGCCACGGCAGGAAGGACGCGTTCTCCACCGGATCCCACGCCCAGTAGCCGCCCCAGCCCAACACCGCGTACGCCCACCACGAGCCCAGGATGATGCCCACCGACAGGAACAGCCACGCCACCAGCGTCCAACGGCGCAGGGGCGCCATCCACGCATCGCCCATCTCCCCGCGCAGCAGCGCGGCCACGGCGATGCCGAAGGGCACCGTCATCCCCACGTAGCCCAGGTACAGCATGGGCGGATGGATGACCATCAGGTAGTGGTTCTGCAGCAGCGCGTTGGGGCCCGGTCCGTCCGGCGGCACCGGCGACATCGCGTGGAACGGGTTGGCCGGCCCGGCGATGAGGAAGGTGAAGAACACGCCCACCGCCAGCATCGTGCCCAGCGCCAGGGACATGTAACGCGCGTGCTCGCGCCGGTGCACCAGCGCGAAGGCCAGCACGTAGCTGCCCATGATGAGGCCCCAGAAGAGGATGGAGCCCTCGAGCGCGCTCCACAGCGAGACGATCTTGAAGACCGTCGGCGTGGCCAGGCTGCCCACCTGCGCCACGTACTTCACGCTGAAGTCGTTGGTGAGCAGCGCCCACTCCATCACCAGGTTGGCGCCGAGCATGCAGGCGAAGAAGCCGTACACGCACCGCATCACCCAGGGGAAGGCCGCGTCGTCGCGGCGCATCCCGCCCACCAGGCCGACCAGCGCTCCGAAGCTCGCGAACGCGAGCCCGCCGAGCACCAGCCCGTATCCGAGCGTTCCGTTCACGGGTTCCTCACCGCCGCCGTGGTGGCTTCCTGCTTCTGCATCTCCTCGAACATCTTCTTCACGTCGTCATCCGTCTTCGGCGCCCGGTACTCGTTGGAGTGGTTCACCATGAGCCGGCTGCCCTCGAAGACCCGCGACTTGTCGAAGGTGCCCTCCACCACCACGCCGATGCGCTCGCGGAACATCTGCGGCGGCACCTCGGTGGTGCGCACCATCACGTGCGCCGCGTCGGGCTGCTCGCTGTCCATCACCTCGAAGTTCAAGGTGGTGTGCTGCTCGTTCCACTGGATGCTGCCCGGCTTCACCTGGCCACCCAGGCGGATGGTGGGGCCGTAGGCCTTCTCGCCCTGGGCCAGCATCTCCGAGGGCCGCCAGTAGTAGACGAGGTTCTCACCGATGTTGCCGAAGGCCACCAGGGCCAGGCCCGCTCCGGCCACCAGCAGGGCCACCACGGCGATGAGGCGGTTGCGGTTCTGCTGAGTCATGGCTCACTCCTTCGCGTCATTGGCGGCCTTGCCGGGCCGGCGCAGCCAGAGGGACAGGGCATACAGCGAAAGCGACGCCCAGGCGATGCCGTAGGCGGACCAGATGTACTCCCAGCCACCCTGGATGCGACCCATGCCCACCTGGGCGAGCAGCGTGTACGTGTGCAGTGCCGTGGTCATGTCAGGCGACCTCCGAAGCGCGGTTGTCCCGCGAGGCCGGCGCGTCCGTGGGGAGCGCCTCGGGCAGCGCCACCTCCGCCTCACGCGTGGCGAGCGCCACCCGGTAGCGGTGCAGCAGGAAGAGGGTGAGGATCATCAGCGAGGCCCAGGCGTTGACGCGCAGCGACAGCACCATGTCCGGGTCCACCGTCTTCGGCGTCGACTGCACCTGGTGCAGGCTGCGCCACCACTTCACCGAGAACCACACGATGGGCAGGTTCACGAACGAGATGATGCCCACCACCGAGCTCCACACCGCCCGCTTCTCGGGGTCTTCCACGAAGCGGCGCAGCGCCATGTAGGCCACGTACGTCACCAGCATGATCGCCATGGCGGTGAGCCGCGGATCCCAGTCCCAGTACGTGCCCCACGTCGGCTTGCCCCAGATGGCGCCCAGCACCAGTCCGTAGCTGCCGAAGAGCAGCCCCACCTCGCCGGAGGCCTCCGCCAGCGCGTCCGTCTTCCAGCTCGACTTGAAGAGGTAGGCCACGCACAGGCCGAAGTTCAGCACCAGCGCCAGCATCGCCATCCACATGGCCGGCACGTGCACGTAGATGATGCGGTAGACGTGGCCCATCTCCCGGTCCTCTGGCGTCCACACCAGTCCCAGGTACGTGCCCACCGCCAGCAGCGCCAGCGTCGCCACCGTCATGCCGGCCAGCACCGGACGCGCGTTGAAGCGCGAGCCCGGAGGCGCCCACTTGCGGCCCAGCCATACTCCCAGACCGACCGTCGTCAGCGCCGCCGCCGCCGAGCCCGTCTGCAGCACCGTGTTCATCACACCGCTCATGACCTCAATCCTCGATGACCCGGGGGAACAGGAGGAATCCCAACCCCCAATAAATCAGATTGAACCCGAAGAGCAGCCCGAACCATGAGCCGAGCTGATTCATCGGGTCACCCTGCAACACGAGCGATGTCGCCTTCGCGGCGGCGAGCAGCGCTGGAATGATGAGCGGGAACAGCAACAGCGGGAGCAGCACATCTCTTGCCCGCGCATTGCTCGCGATGGCCGAGTACACCGTGCCCGGCGCGCTGATGGCCATGCAGCCGAGCACCAGGGTGGTAGCGAAAGGTCCCACCCCCATGGCCACCTGTACCCCGTAGAGGGCCACCATCACCGGAATCAGCAGGGCGCCCAGGGCGATGAGCAGCAGCGCGTTGCCCACCGCCTTCGACAGGAAGATGGCGCGCGCGTCCGCCGGGGCCAGCCGCAGCCCGTCCAGGGTGAGGTTCTCCTGCTCCACCCGGAAGGACTCGCCCAGCGCGAGCACGCTGGCGAACAGCAGCGCCAGCCACAGGTAGCCGCCCGCGTTGCGCGCCAGCACCTTGCTGTCCGGCCCCACCGCGAAGGAGAAGAGCAGCAGCGTGGCCAGCGCGAAGAAGATGAGCGCGTTGAGCCGCGCGCGGGTCCGCCATTCGATCAGCAGATCCTTGGCCAGCAGCACCCCCACCGTCTTCAGCAGGGAGATGGGTCGCACGCGCTTCATGCCGCCACCGCCCGGCCCTCTTGCAGGTGCAGGCGCTCCTCGCACAGGGCCATGCCCTGCTCGATGAGGTGCGTGGCCAGTACCACGGTGACGCCCGAGTCCTTCAGCTCGCCGATGATCTTCTCCATGTCCTGGATGCCCGAGGGGTCCAACTCACCGAAGGGCTCGTCCAGCAGCGCCAGGGCGGGGGACTTCATCAGCAGCCGGGCGATGGCCAGGCGCTTGCGCATGCCCGCGGAGAACTGGCGCACCGGACTGTCCGAGCGCTTCGTCAGCCCCACCTTCGTGAGCAGCTCGCCGGCCACGTCCGAGGGCCCGTCCATGCCGAGCAGCCTCGCCAGCACCACCAGGTTCTGGTGGGCGGTGAGGTCCTCGTAGAGGAAGCTCGCGTGTGACAGGAGCGCCACCTCGCGCCGCACGGTCTCCCGGTCCTGCACGCAGTCCTTGCCCCGCACCTCCACGCGGCCGTGGGTGGGGGAGAGCGCGGTGGCCACCAGCCGCAACAGCGTCGTCTTTCCGGAGCCGTTGTGCCCCGTGAGCAGCAGGGAGCGGCCCTGGGGCAGGGTGTAGCTGAGGCGCGCGAGTGCCCAGCGACGTCCATATCGCTTGCTGACATCGTGAAGGGCCAGCGCGGGGGGCGCTACGGAGGGAGCTTCCATCGGCGGGACCGTTCGTAACTGGAAACTCCCCCGCACTCCAGCGAAAGCAGGCCCGGCAGCCTGGCCAGGAACCTGGAGACGGGGCCCCGGGACGAGACCCGAGCCCCCAGGCGGGGTCATGGCCGCCCGAGGCTCGGCCGGAGGGCCCCGACGCGGAGGGTCGAGCCGTGGCCCGGGGAGGGAAATCCAACGGTACGATCTGGGGTCTTCCGGTGCGATCCGCGCGAGGCGTCAGAGGAACCCATTTTCAATCCCTGGGCCACACCGATGACCCTCACAGGGTGTCCGCGGGTTCGTGATGGGCGCGAATGGGGCTCTTGTCCTCCGCGAAACGGAAGATCTTTCACCCGCTGACACCCGACTTGCACCGGCCCTTGCGCGTGCACGTAGTGAATGGGCACGGAGTTACCGTCAACAGTGGCTCGATCTTCCAGGCAGGTCCTCGCTGTGCGGCTGGCATCGCGTGTGCAGACTCCTGGCGCGGAGAATGGGCGGCGGCGTCATCTGGGAGGAAGCAGCGATGGACATGCGGGGAATGGTGCGGCGGGCGATGAAAACAGCGGCGGCGGGTGTGTTCCACCACACCGGGCTGCGCAAGGCCATGGCGGCCTGGAGACGGCACCAGTCGGGTGGGCGCCGCATCCTCATCGTGAGCTACCACCGGGTGGTGAACGATTTCTCCGGGGAGCTCCAGCGCTCCATCCCGGGGCTGCTCATCTCCCAGGAGACGTTCCGCAAGCACCTGGAGGGGCTCGCCGAGGCCGACTACGAGTTCGCCTCCCTCGGCGATGCGCTGGACGTGATGGCCGGCAGGCGCACGGCGCGCAAGGACCTGTGCGTCGTCACCTTCGATGACGGCTACCGCGACGTGTACCGGTACGGCTACCCCGTCCTGAAGGAGATGGGCGTGCCGGCCATCACCTACCTGCCGGCGGACCTCATCGGCACCCAGCAGCGCTTCAACCACGATCGGCTCTTCCACCTGCTGCGGCTGCTGCAGTCCCAGCAGAAGCAGGTGCTGTTCGACGTGATGCCCGGGCCCGCCGCGGAGCTGGTGGAGGCGGTGCTCACCGGCCGCAAGCGGCTGTCCGCGGCGCTCGACGACTTCATCGGCCAGTACCCCACGGCCACGCTCGTGGAGACCATCCAGGCGCTGGAGGCGCGGCTCGAGCCCGGGACTCCGCTGCTCCCCGAGCAGGGGGACCTGATGGACTGGGAGGAGGTGCGGCGCATGGCCAGGGACGGCTTCGAGTTCGGCGCGCACACCCTGGGCCACGTGGTGCTCACGCACGAGCCGCTCGAGGTGGTGGAGCGCGAGGTGCGCGAGTCCAAGGCCCTCATCGAGCGCGAGGCCGGCATCACCGTGCGCGACTTCGCCTACTGCAACGGGTGGTACTCGGACGAGGTCATCGGCGTGCTCAAGCGCAATGGCTTCCGCTCGGCCGTCACCACCGAGGACATGTCCAACCTCATCGGCGGAGACCCGTTCACCCTCAAGCGCAAGGTGCTCTGGGAGAACTTCAGCGTGGGCCTGACGGGGTACTCGCGCAGCCTCACCGTGTGCCAGCTGGATGACTGCTTCGGCGTGCTGGGCCTGCGCGAGCCCGTGCCGGGCCGGCGTCCGCAGCACTCGAAGGCCGTTCTGGGCAACCCGCTCGTGGTGGGCCCGGTGGGGGAGGTGTCCTGGTGAACGAGAAGTCCGCTCCCGCCTCCTCCTTCCTGGGGAAGGCGGGACCGCTGGTGCTGGCCCGGCTGTTCACCGCCGGGCTGACGTTGTCCATTCCCCTCGTCCTGGCGCGAGTGCTGAGCCTGGAGGACTACGGCACCTACTACCAGCTCTTCCTCATCGCCACGACGCTCTACTACGTGCTGCCCTTCGGGGTGGTGCAGAGCCTCTACTACTTCGTGCCTCGCGCCGAGGAGAAGCGGCCCTGGTTGGGCCAGGCGCTCCTCTTCACGTCCGGCGCGGGGCTGGTGGGCGCGGCGCTGGTGTGGGGCCTGCTCGGGTTCGTGGCCGACAGGTTCGGCAACCCGGCGCTGCTGCCGTACCGGGCGACACTCGCGGCCTATACCGCCTTCCTGATCGGCTCCTTCCCGCTGGAGATCTCCCTCACGAGCCAGGGCCGCACGAAGCAGTCGGCGCTCGTGTACCTGGTGTCGGACGTCGTACGCGCGGCCGTCATGGTGGTGCCGTGCCTGCTGGGCGCGGGCCTGCACGGGCTGATGATGGCGGTGGCGGGCTTCGCCTTCCTTCGCTACGTGGCCACCTGGGTGGTGGTGCCGCGCGGGGCCTCGGGTCCCCTGGTGCGCGCGAAGCTGTGGCGCGAGCAGATCGTGTACGCGGCGCCCTTCGGCGCGGCCATGGCGCTCGCCATTCCCCAGCAGAACGCCCACCTCTATATGGTCGCGGGCGCGGTGGCCCCGGCCCTCTATGCCCTCTACCGCGTGGGGTGCTTCCAGCTGCCCGTGGTGGACCTGCTCTAC
This is a stretch of genomic DNA from Archangium violaceum. It encodes these proteins:
- the ccsA gene encoding cytochrome c biogenesis protein CcsA, with the protein product MTVATLALLAVGTYLGLVWTPEDREMGHVYRIIYVHVPAMWMAMLALVLNFGLCVAYLFKSSWKTDALAEASGEVGLLFGSYGLVLGAIWGKPTWGTYWDWDPRLTAMAIMLVTYVAYMALRRFVEDPEKRAVWSSVVGIISFVNLPIVWFSVKWWRSLHQVQSTPKTVDPDMVLSLRVNAWASLMILTLFLLHRYRVALATREAEVALPEALPTDAPASRDNRASEVA
- a CDS encoding heme exporter protein CcmB: MKRVRPISLLKTVGVLLAKDLLIEWRTRARLNALIFFALATLLLFSFAVGPDSKVLARNAGGYLWLALLFASVLALGESFRVEQENLTLDGLRLAPADARAIFLSKAVGNALLLIALGALLIPVMVALYGVQVAMGVGPFATTLVLGCMAISAPGTVYSAIASNARARDVLLPLLLFPLIIPALLAAAKATSLVLQGDPMNQLGSWFGLLFGFNLIYWGLGFLLFPRVIED
- a CDS encoding polysaccharide deacetylase family protein, with protein sequence MAAWRRHQSGGRRILIVSYHRVVNDFSGELQRSIPGLLISQETFRKHLEGLAEADYEFASLGDALDVMAGRRTARKDLCVVTFDDGYRDVYRYGYPVLKEMGVPAITYLPADLIGTQQRFNHDRLFHLLRLLQSQQKQVLFDVMPGPAAELVEAVLTGRKRLSAALDDFIGQYPTATLVETIQALEARLEPGTPLLPEQGDLMDWEEVRRMARDGFEFGAHTLGHVVLTHEPLEVVEREVRESKALIEREAGITVRDFAYCNGWYSDEVIGVLKRNGFRSAVTTEDMSNLIGGDPFTLKRKVLWENFSVGLTGYSRSLTVCQLDDCFGVLGLREPVPGRRPQHSKAVLGNPLVVGPVGEVSW
- a CDS encoding cytochrome c maturation protein CcmE, with amino-acid sequence MTQQNRNRLIAVVALLVAGAGLALVAFGNIGENLVYYWRPSEMLAQGEKAYGPTIRLGGQVKPGSIQWNEQHTTLNFEVMDSEQPDAAHVMVRTTEVPPQMFRERIGVVVEGTFDKSRVFEGSRLMVNHSNEYRAPKTDDDVKKMFEEMQKQEATTAAVRNP
- the ccmA gene encoding heme ABC exporter ATP-binding protein CcmA, which codes for MEAPSVAPPALALHDVSKRYGRRWALARLSYTLPQGRSLLLTGHNGSGKTTLLRLVATALSPTHGRVEVRGKDCVQDRETVRREVALLSHASFLYEDLTAHQNLVVLARLLGMDGPSDVAGELLTKVGLTKRSDSPVRQFSAGMRKRLAIARLLMKSPALALLDEPFGELDPSGIQDMEKIIGELKDSGVTVVLATHLIEQGMALCEERLHLQEGRAVAA
- a CDS encoding lipopolysaccharide biosynthesis protein — its product is MVNEKSAPASSFLGKAGPLVLARLFTAGLTLSIPLVLARVLSLEDYGTYYQLFLIATTLYYVLPFGVVQSLYYFVPRAEEKRPWLGQALLFTSGAGLVGAALVWGLLGFVADRFGNPALLPYRATLAAYTAFLIGSFPLEISLTSQGRTKQSALVYLVSDVVRAAVMVVPCLLGAGLHGLMMAVAGFAFLRYVATWVVVPRGASGPLVRAKLWREQIVYAAPFGAAMALAIPQQNAHLYMVAGAVAPALYALYRVGCFQLPVVDLLYTPTSEVLMVRLGELDKQGRPEEGVLAFREAAGKLAFVFLPFAAFLFAAAPEFIGALFGAKFLPAVPIFRVSVLGVVLAILPMDGVLRARGHTRAIFVSYLLKAVVTVPLVWLGVRHFGMMGGVVSWALAEVVGKCSLLVRVPAALSTPEHPLRVRDVIPWRELGKASVAAVAAGVAVFLLRAGTEHAWLGLPEGFVWRILPLALAGMLFLAGYVGVLYATGVRPLSVLASLRARRASCSSRHVTGGR